Proteins co-encoded in one Quercus robur chromosome 8, dhQueRobu3.1, whole genome shotgun sequence genomic window:
- the LOC126697394 gene encoding metal tolerance protein 11, with translation MTEPVAFDNDEERSLLSEPNITVDRPWRLNFDGFQVSTDHQDKKPPRGLHDCCLGVLGPEDNVAEYYQQQAEMLESFNEMDKLTEHGSLPRMSKEEKDKLARSETFAIRISNIANMFLFAAKVYASVRSGSLAIIASTLDSLLDLLSGFILWFTAFSMKTPNPYQYPIGKRRMQPLGILVFASVMATLGLQIILESIRTLLSDESDFSLTKEQEEWVVGIMLSVTLVKLGLVLYCRSFTNEIVKAYAQDHFFDVITNVIGLIAALLANYIDDWMDPVGAIILAVYTIRTWSMTVLENVNSLVGRSAAPEYLQKLTYLCWNHDKAIKHIDTVRAYTFGSHYFVEVDIVLPADMPLQKAHDIGESLQEKLEHLPEIERAFVHLDYEYSHKPEHAQSHH, from the exons ATGACTGAGCCGGTGGCGTTCGACAACGACGAGGAGCGCTCGCTGTTGTCGGAGCCCAACATTACTGTTGACCGGCCGTGGCGGTTGAACTTCGATGGGTTTCAGGTATCCACTGACCACCAGGACAAAAAGCCTCCTCGTGGACTCCATGACTGCTGTCTTGGGGTTTTAG GTCCTGAAGATAATGTGGCTGAGTACTATCAGCAGCAGGCAGAAATGCTCGAGAGCTTTAATGAAATGGATAAGTTAACAGAACATGGTTCTCTTCCTAGGATGTCAAAG GAAGAGAAGGACAAGTTGGCTAGAAGTGAAACGTTTGCTATTAGGATATCAAATATTGCAAACATGTTTCTCTTTGCGGCTAAAGTCTATGCATCTGTCCGAAGTGGTTCCTTAGCCATCATTGCATCCACATTGGACTCACTTCTTGATCTTCTGTCTGGCTTCATCCTGTGGTTTACAGCATTCTCCATGAAAACACCAAATCCATATCAATATCCTATTGGGAAGAGACGTATGCAGCCATTG GGGATCCTTGTATTTGCCTCTGTCATGGCAACCCTTGGACTGCAGATAATCTTGGAGTCAATACGCACACTGTTATCTGAT GAGAGTGATTTCTCATTGACCAAAGAGCAAGAGGAATGGGTTGTTGGTATTATGCTCTCTGTGACTTTGGTAAAACTCGGTCTGGTTCTTTATTGCCGTTCTTTCACTAATGAGATTGTCAAAGCTTATGCCCAGGACCACTTTTTTGATGTTATCACCAACGTTATTGGACTCATTGCTGCTCTCCTTGCTAATTATATTGATGATTGGATGGACCCTGTTGGAGCTATCATT CTGGCTGTGTATACCATCCGTACATGGTCAATGACAGTGTTGGAAAATGTGAACTCCCTCGTGGGAAGATCAGCTGCTCCAGAGTATCTACAGAAACTGACATACCTCTGTTGGAACCACGACAAGGCCATAAAACATATCGATACAGTCCGGGCATACACCTTTGGCTCTCACTACTTTGTGGAGGTTGACATAGTCTTGCCAGCAGACATGCCCTTGCAAAAGGCTCACGACATTGGGGAATCCTTGCAGGAGAAGCTTGAGCACCTGCCTGAGATCGAGCGTGCCTTTGTACATCTCGATTATGAGTACTCGCACAAACCTGAGCATGCTCAGTCACACCACTAG
- the LOC126696559 gene encoding uncharacterized protein LOC126696559, whose amino-acid sequence MDDVTFDLEIHVGGCFVEEPTIQYVGGSVRLLTEIDPDKLSYFEIRDLCHLVGAPKEHSRYKYLIPDGDLQHDLRDIETDTDVVNMTNLHKAWYAEKIIIYTDIDVEPLAVEYPDAGGVADGGVGGDAGGVAGGVAGGVGGDAGGVADGVGGHAGGDNVEGDDDDDDDDWLNEGLEGDGFGDDVFAAQKSAPQDPEWAEPALEDDLVSMDGSDDEQEPEQVEFNAKSDMRNVVLKKEMKFPNAKVFRAALREYAIKKPVDIKFKLNEKTKISVHCKNGCGWRCYASQISGELTFQIKTLTDDCTCPKSFKNSQATSAYVAKRFIEDFSKNPNWEVSGVHNHVMQNLSVDLSVNQVYRSKRKAKDLINGDEQLQYGVLRDYAQMITTVDKGSRVILQTEMAKETSQPKFKRMYVRFNAQKVGFLGGCRPFIGLDGCHIKHRFGGKILSATAKDANDNIFPVAMAVVEQETRESWIWFLEIFADDIGRPEELQLVFISDRQKGLIPAIETLFPTVEHRYCVKHIYNNFKVDHKGLELKDALWRCVAATTVREFERCMQYIRDLDEKAYEYLANIAPAQWTRSHFTHRALTDCLVNNLSESFNAMILKSRDKPILAMLEWIRVRLMTRLYTKREGIQKYAGKLCPSIQDRLEKLKVESKAFSVTPAGSFLYEVGSQYERHVVDLVKKTCSCRSWDLNGIPCKHAITVIYTNIETPEDYTHPCYFKETYMEIYKEVLPPMPGQSEWAETGQPAPLAPHIYKPPGRPPKQRKRASDEPRNPYKASRQNRPVRCGKCKKEGHNSRGCKAGITGETPWQRRQRLQREKSCK is encoded by the exons ATGGATGATGTCACATTTGACCTTGAAATTCATGTTGGGGGATGTTTTGTGGAGGAGCCAACCATACAATATGTGGGTGGGTCTGTACGTTTACTGACAGAGATTGACCCTGACAAGTTGAGTTACTTTGAAATTAGGGATTTATGCCATCTAGTTGGTGCTCCTAAGGAACACAGTAGATATAAGTATTTAATTCCTGATGGTGATCTACAGCATGATTTAAGAGACATAGAAACAGATACAGATGTTGTAAACATGACTAACCTTCATAAGGCATGGTATGCtgaaaaaatcataatctaTACTGACATAGATGTGGAGCCATTGGCAGTTGAGTATCCTGATGCAGGGGGAGTGGCAGATGGTGGCGTAGGTGGTGATGCAGGGGGAGTGGCAGGGGGAGTGGCAGGTGGTGTAGGTGGTGATGCAGGGGGAGTGGCAGATGGTGTAGGTGGTCATGCAGGTGGTGAT AATGTtgaaggagatgatgatgatgatgatgatgattggctAAATGAAGGCCTAGAGGGGGATGGCTTTGGTGATGATGTATTTGCTGCTCAAAAATCAGCTCCACAGG ACCCTGAGTGGGCTGAGCCAGCCCTTGAGGATGACCTGGTAAGCATGGATGGGTCTGATGATGAGCAGGAACCTGAGCAAGTGGAGTTTAATGCTAAGAGTGACATGAGAAATGTTGTACtgaagaaggagatgaagttCCCTAATGCAAAGGTGTTCAGAGCTGCTTTGAGGGAGTATGCAATCAAAAAACCTGTTGACatcaaattcaagcttaatgagaagaccaagatatcAGTTCACTGCAAGAATGGGTGTGGGTGGAGATGTTATGCATCTCAAATAAGTGGAGAgctaacatttcaaattaagACCTTGACTGATGACTGTACTTGTCCCAAGTCTTTCAAAAACAGCCAAGCAACATCAGCTTATGTTGCTAAGAGGTTCATTgaggattttagcaaaaatccaaattgggaGGTGAGTGGTGTACACAACCATGTGATGCAAAATTTATCTGTTGACCTAAGTGTAAACCAAGTGTATAGGTCAAAGAGAAAGGCAAAGGATTTGATAAATGGAGATGAGCAACTGCAATATGGTGTCCTTAGGGACTATGCACAAATGATAACCACTGTAGACAAGGGGAGTAGGGTTATATTGCAGACAGAAATGGCTAAGGAGACTTCCCAGCCAAAATTTAAAAGGATGTATGTTAGGTTCAATGCTCAGAAGGTAGGATTTTTAGGTGGATGCAGGCCATTTATAGGTTTAGATGGTTGTCACATAAAGCACAGATTTGGTGGGAAAATCTTATCTGCCACTGCCAAGGATGCAAATGACAACATTTTTCCAGTAGCCATGGCTGTTGTGGAACAAGAAACCAGGGAGTcttggatatggtttttggaaatttttgctgatgatatagggaggccagaGGAGCTTCAGTTGGTCTTCATTTCTGATAGGCAAAAG GGGCTTATACCTGCAATAGAGACACTATTCCCTACCGTGGAGCATAGATACTGTGTGAAACACatctacaacaatttcaaagttGATCACAAGGGATTGGAGCTGAAGGATGCATTGTGGAGGTGTGTTGCTGCCACAACAGTAAGGGAGTTTGAGAGATGCATGCAGTACATAagggatttggatgaaaaggcATATGAGTATCTTGCAAACATTGCACCTGCACAGTGGACAAGGTCACACTTCACTCATAGGGCCTTAACAGATTGTTTGGTAAATAATTTGAGTGAGTCTTTTAATGCAATGATATTGAAGTCTAGGGACAAGCCTATCTTGGCAATGTTGGAGTGGATTAGGGTTAGACTTATGACTAGGCTTTACACAAAAAGGGAAGGGATACAGAAGTATGCTGGAAAGTTGTGTCCAAGCATACAAGATAGGTTGGAGAAATTGAAGGTTGAAAGTAAGGcatttagtgttaccccagctGGTAGTTTCCTTTATGAGGTAGGCAGTCAGTATGAGAGGCATGTAGTTGATTTGGTGAAGAAGACATGTAGCTGTAGGTCTTGGGATTTAAATGGCATTCCCTGCAAACATGCCATAACAGTCATTTATACAAACATTGAGACACCAGAAGACTATACCCACCCATGctacttcaaagaaacttacatgGAGATATACAAGGAGGTACTTCCTCCCATGCCTGGCCAGTCAGAATGGGCTGAGACTGGACAGCCTGCTCCCCTGGCACCTCACATATACAAACCACCAGGCAGACCAcccaagcaaagaaagaggGCTTCTGATGAGCCTAGGAACCCTTACAAAGCAAGTAGACAGAATAGACCTGTAAGATGTGGGAAATGCAAAAAGGAAGGGCATAACTCAAGAGGGTGCAAGGCTGGCATCACTGGGGAGACACCATGGCAGAGGAGACAGAgacttcaaagagaaaaaagcTGTAAGTAA